In Oryzias melastigma strain HK-1 linkage group LG16, ASM292280v2, whole genome shotgun sequence, a single genomic region encodes these proteins:
- the sall3a gene encoding sal-like protein 3 yields the protein MSRRKQAKPQHLKSDEDPAIAGVISEHAPGDVLDDADSGNESRSGSEETHVCEKCCAEFFKWSDFCEHLKSCTKNPLVLIVNENDDALNPSQEYPSEPSPLPSCPSEQDDSEDPREGSHSPVGDCDDIPDIATLNRVNMLEKEDEQMEVELSPEKNVDSEERDITSPEPNGSLPQLNDIVPSVVTSYTMPSTNVTLETLHGTRVAVAQFSQSVRAAAGNGISTMAIPMILDQLMALQQQQIHQLQLIEQIRSQVALMNRQSAPQPNLSHHHSNVAGNHGPSSSCVPTVAGQLPLHNFVTPPVHQLPVRLPATLTGQGPSAMTSAIERSVPQTPQSGSQQSNSSVSNSSPNSSVFPPPPGTGLSSLHPTCSSSVTNNTSSSISIAGGGGISSSSAPPRNSTTPPTLSHSSLLSSASSLPLIPHSSSSTVIFPNPLASIAATANALDPLSALMKHRKGKPPNVSVFDTKPSSEDPFFKHKCRFCAKVFGSDSALQIHLRSHTGERPYKCNICGNRFSTKGNLKVHFQRHKEKYPHIQMNPYPVPEYLDNVPTSSGIPYGMSLPPEKPVTTWLDSKPVLPTVPTSVALQLPPTLPSMIGGFAESPSLTPLSRSPQRPSPPSSECASLSPNVATDSTRITTSPSPNIGSDAPPLLKPEGILLSPNYSARPGENTTTTTTVTQVLLSTTNTSTTSSGSGQVAEPISSPSSASNAVSHPVLPMLSDQFKAKFPFGGLLDSMQTSETSKLQQLVENIDKKMTDPNQCVICHRVLSCQSALKMHYRIHTGERPFKCKICGRAFTTKGNLKTHFGVHRSKPPLRVQHSCPICQKKFTNAVVLQQHIRMHMGGQIPNTPLPESLQEMETDLSFDEKSLDAMSSYDDDLLDEMEQAMDDEPDLKEGELDPSKPYSPGSSPPTSMISSIAAMENQMKMIDSTANMTHSFSQKPVQNGSSFGGEADCFTTDSLSAVGDAEGQSLGSPALSESSGSMQHLSPAHSHSESQRSKSPAALNNNNSTSMTVEEGQENNTAGLTTVKSEKSETPSPLSAVEGTGALDLTATQPSRHYIKEESHFNMLFLNRDRGLSAPNLASTASNMIKMEMNGHGKSLSDNPHLGIQVPAAAPTTTMSPSINPMLAPPPPRRTPKQHNCQSCGKNFSSASALQIHERTHTGEKPFACSICGRAFTTKGNLKVHMGTHMWNNAPARRGRRLSVENPMALLGGDAMKFSEMFQKDLAARAMNVDPGFWNQYAAAITNGLAMKNNEISVIQNGGISQLPVSLGGAGITSLGALPGGMDRVHTGSSPTMTSMEKTSLEVAATRPFSRYLEENKEIGIN from the exons CCCCAGGTGATGTGCTGGATGACGCTGACAGCGGGAATGAGAGCCGCAGCGGCAGCGAAGAGACCCATGTTTGTGAAAAGTGCTGTGCTGAGTTCTTCAAGTGGTCAGACTTCTGTGAACATTTAAAGAGCTGCACCAAGAACCCTCTGGTGCTGATCGTGAATGAGAATGATGACGCACTGAACCCCTCCCAGGAGTACCCGTCTGAGCCCTCCCCGTTACCCAGCTGCCCCAGCGAGCAAGATGACAGTGAGGACCCCAGGGAAGGAAGCCACAGTCCTGTTGGGGACTGTGATGACATCCCAGATATAGCGACCTTGAATAGAGTCAACATGCTTGAAAAGGAAGACGAGCAGATGGAGGTTGAGCTTTCtcctgaaaaaaatgtggattctgAAGAAAGAGACATAACATCTCCTGAGCCTAATGGCTCCCTACCTCAGCTCAATGACATTGTCCCCTCCGTTGTTACAAGCTACACCATGCCAAGCACCAACGTTACCTTGGAGACCCTGCATGGCACTCGGGTTGCAGTTGCCCAGTTTTCCCAGAGTGTGCGAGCAGCAGCAGGCAATGGGATTTCTACCATGGCTATTCCAATGATCCTGGACCAGCTGATGgctctccagcagcagcagattcaCCAACTTCAGCTCATAGAACAGATCCGTAGTCAGGTGGCTCTCATGAACAGACAGTCTGCTCCACAGCCCAATCTTTCTCACCATCACAGCAATGTTGCTGGAAACCATGGACCATCATCTTCATGTGTTCCTACTGTTGCTGGCCAGCTTCCGCTGCATAACTTTGTCACCCCTCCTGTCCATCAGCTGCCTGTTAGGTTGCCAGCCACTCTTACTGGCCAAGGCCCATCTGCCATGACTTCAGCTATAGAAAGGTCTGTCCCACAAACCCCACAAAGTGGCTCTCAGCAGTCCAACTCTTCAGTTTCAAACTCTTCCCCAAATAGTTCTGTGTTCCCCCCTCCGCCTGGTACTGGACTGTCGTCTCTACACCCGACTTGCTCGTCTTCGGTCACAAATAATACCAGTTCTAGTATCAGCATAGCAGGAGGCGGTGGCATTAGCAGCAGCTCAGCTCCTCCCAGAAACTCCACCACCCCTCCAACCCTCAGTCACAGCAGCCTCCTGAGCTCTGCTTCCAGTCTACCACTTATACCTCACAGTTCCTCAAGCACCGTCATTTTCCCCAATCCACTGGCCAGTATTGCAGCCACCGCCAATGCGCTCGACCCTCTTTCTGCTCTGATGAAGCACCGGAAGGGGAAGCCCCCCAATGTGTCTGTGTTTGACACCAAGCCCAGCTCGGAGGACCCTTTCTTTAAGCATAAGTGCAGGTTCTGTGCCAAGGTGTTTGGCAGTGACAGTGCCCTGCAGATTCACCTGCGTTCCCACACTGGAGAGAGACCCTACAAATGCAACATATGCGGCAATCGTTTCTCCACCAAGGGGAATCTGAAAGTACACTTCCAGAGACACAAAGAAAAGTACCCGCACATTCAGATGAATCCTTACCCGGTGCCAGAGTACCTGGACAATGTGCCCACAAGCTCAGGCATTCCGTACGGCATGTCATTGCCTCCAGAAAAACCAGTGACCACATGGCTTGACAGTAAACCTGTGCTCCCCACTGTTCCCACCTCTGTTGCACTACAGCTACCTCCAACTCTACCAAGCATGATTGGAGGTTTTGCTGAGTCGCCCAGCCTCACTCCACTCAGCAGGTCCCCTCAGAGGCCTTCTCCACCCTCCAGTGAATGTGCATCTTTATCCCCAAATGTAGCCACTGATTCCACCAGGATCACCACTTCACCATCCCCCAACATCGGGAGTGATGCACCTCCACTCCTAAAACCTGAAGGGATTCTGTTGTCCCCAAATTACTCTGCAAGGCCAGGCGAGAACACAACCACCACAACTACCGTAACTCAAGTACTTCTTTCCACAACTAACACCTCAACAACATCCTCAGGCAGTGGACAAGTTGCTGAGCCCATCAGCAGCCCCAGTTCAGCATCTAACGCGGTCTCCCATCCAGTCCTTCCAATGCTTTCTGACCAGTTTAAGGCTAAGTTTCCCTTCGGAGGCCTTCTAGACTCTATGCAAACCTCAGAGACGTCAAAGTTGCAGCAGCTTGTTGAGAACATTGACAAAAAGATGACTGACCCAAATCAGTGTGTAATCTGCCACCGCGTTCTGAGCTGCCAGAGTGCTCTGAAAATGCACTACCGTATCCATACTGGTGAGAGGCCATTCAAGTGCAAAATATGCGGACGGGCATTCACCACAAAGGGAAATCTGAAGACACACTTTGGAGTGCACAGGTCCAAACCCCCCTTACGAGTGCAACACTCCTGCCCCATATGTCAGAAAAAGTTCACGAATGCTGTTGTGCTACAGCAGCACATCCGCATGCACATGGGTGGGCAGATTCCCAACACCCCTCTCCCCGAAAGTCTGCAGGAGATGGAAACAGATCTGTCTTTTGACGAGAAGAGTTTAGATGCAATGAGCAGTTATGATGATGACCTCCTGGACGAGATGGAGCAGGCCATGGACGATGAACCTGACCTAAAGGAGGGTGAATTAGACCCTTCTAAACCATATTCACCCGGAAGCTCCCCGCCGACCTCCATGATCTCCAGCATTGCTGCAATGGAGAACCAAATGAAAATGATTGACTCGACGGCAAACATGACTCATTCGTTCAGTCAGAAGCCTGTTCAGAACGGCAGCAGCTTTGGAGGGGAGGCTGACTGCTTCACCACCGATTCCCTGTCTGCTGTGGGGGATGCTGAAGGTCAGAGCTTAGGGAGCCCGGCTTTGTCTGAGTCCTCTGGCTCCATGCAGCATTTGTCCCCAGCTCACAGTCACTCTGAGAGTCAGCGATCCAAGTCCCCCGCTGCactcaataataataacagcACTAGCATGACAGTAGAGGAGGGCCAGGAGAATAATACAGCTGGCTTGACAACAGTAAAGTCGGAAAAATCAGAGACCCCATCTCCACTTTCTGCAGTTGAAGGCACCGGGGCCCTTGACCTGACTGCCACTCAACCCAGCAGGCATTACATCAAGGAGGAGAGCCACTTCAACATGCTGTTTCTAAACAGAGACCGAG ggcTAAGTGCTCCCAATTTGGCCAGCACCGCTTCAAACATGATCAAAATGGAAATGAACGGACACGGCAAGTCTTTGAGCGACAACCCTCACCTGGGCATTCAGGTTCCAGCTGCTGCACCCACTACCACCATGAGCCCCAGTATCAATCCCATGTTGGCGCCCCCACCACCCCGTCGCACCCCAAAGCAGCACAACTGCCAATCGTGTGGGAAGAACTTCTCGTCAGCCAGTGCTCTGCAAATCCAtgaacgcacacacacagggGAGAAACCTTTTGCCTGCTCTATTTGTGGACGGGCGTTCACCACAAAGGGCAATCTAAAG GTTCACATGGGAACGCATATGTGGAACAACGCCCCAGCCCGCAGGGGTCGGCGCCTGTCTGTGGAGAACCCCATGGCCCTTCTGGGTGGAGACGCCATGAAATTCAGCGAGATGTTTCAGAAAGACTTGGCGGCCCGAGCCATGAACGTCGACCCGGGCTTCTGGAACCAGTACGCAGCTGCCATCACCAACGGCCTGGCTATGAAGAACAATGAGATCTCTGTGATCCAGAACGGAGGCATCAGCCAGCTGCCTGTCAGCCTCGGCGGCGCAGGAATCACTTCATTGGGAGCTTTGCCGGGAGGAATGGACCGTGTGCACACGGGCAGCAGCCCTACAATGACCAGTATGGAGAAGACTAGTCTGGAGGTTGCAGCCACTCGTCCTTTCTCTAGATATTTGGAGGAGAATAAAGAGATTGGGATCAATTAA